A stretch of Prunus dulcis chromosome 6, ALMONDv2, whole genome shotgun sequence DNA encodes these proteins:
- the LOC117631338 gene encoding scarecrow-like protein 14 produces MNFNTMDPGFSQLPSASLSSGDQTLSPNFNEYPSSDPFVDLSFLDQNPSNSALSPSLSPEGDDSDYSDSVLKYINQVLMEEDMVTKPCMFHDPLAVQAAEKSLYEVLGEKYPPSPDQHPLNIESPDCPFSVTFSDFSAINSSSSSTSHSVDSRWSNADVIENKPSILETPIPDNFVFQSTSKPRSQLSSNGNGNGNGLVGSYMSELMVSNLFSDSELVLQFNRGVEEASKFLPRGQLIVDVENNKPYTVASGKAEDVVVKTEKDDIELLATSSRGKKSHEREDTDLEDGRSNKQSAVYLEDTEAELSEIFDKVLLCGGMKAEPFVCGGEEVCQDEANKALQQNGQSVGTGNGKTRAKKRGDKKEVVDLRTLLILCAQAVSADDRRTANELLKQIRQHSSPFGDGSQRLAHCFANGLEARLAGTGTQIYTALSSKRTSAADMLKAYQTYIAACPFTKVAIIFANHMISKLAEKAETLHIIDFGILYGFQWPALIHCLSRRAGGPPKLRITGIELPQSGFRPEERVQETGHRLAKYCERYNVPFEYTAIAKKWETIQIEELKVKRDEVLAVNCLFRFKNLLDETVAVNSPRDAVLNVIRRMNPDIFAHGIINGSYHAPFFVTRFREALFHFSALFDMFDTNLPREDPMRLMFEEEFLGREVVNTIACEGSERVVRPETYKQWQVRNMRAGFKQLPLDRELMNKLRMKVKLGYHRDFVVDEDGNWMLQGWKGRIIYCSSCWVPSRA; encoded by the coding sequence atgAATTTCAATACCATGGATCCGGGTTTTTCTCAATTACCCAGTGCAAGTCTCAGTTCTGGTGACCAGACCCTTTCACCCAATTTCAATGAGTACCCAAGTAGTGACCCTTTTGTAGATCTTAGCTTTTTGGACCAAAACCCCAGTAACTCTGCTCTGTCACCGAGCTTGAGCCCCGAGGGAGATGACAGTGATTACTCTGATAGTGTGCTCAAGTACATAAACCAGGTGCTTATGGAGGAGGACATGGTGACAAAACCTTGTATGTTCCATGACCCTTTGGCTGTCCAAGCCGCTGAGAAATCTCTTTATGAGGTTCTTGGTGAAAAGTACCCACCTTCCCCAGACCAACACCCTCTTAATATTGAGAGCCCAGATTGTCCTTTTTCTGTAACTTTCAGTGACTTTAGTGCCATTAACAGTTCTAGTTCCAGTACTAGCCATTCGGTCGATTCTCGGTGGAGTAATGCTGATGTTATTGAGAATAAGCCCTCTATATTGGAAACCCCGATTCCTGATAACTTTGTTTTCCAGTCCACTTCAAAACCTAGGTCTCAATTGTCGTCGAATGGGAATGGGAATGGAAATGGGTTGGTGGGTTCTTACATGAGTGAGCTTATGGTTTCTAATTTGTTTAGTGACAGTGAATTGGTTTTGCAATTTAACAGAGGGGTAGAGGAGGCCAGTAAGTTTCTTCCTAGAGGTCAGTTGATTGTTGATGTAGAGAACAACAAGCCCTATACAGTGGCAAGTGGAAAGGCTGAAGATGTGGTGGTTAAGACTGAGAAGGATGATATCGAGCTTTTGGCTACAAGTTcaagaggaaagaaaagtcATGAGAGGGAGGATACAGATTTGGAGGATGGGAGGAGCAACAAGCAATCTGCGGTTTATCTGGAGGATACGGAGGCTGAGCTATCAGAGATTTTTGATAAGGTGCTGCTCTGTGGTGGGATGAAAGCAGAGCCTTTTGTGTGTGGAGGTGAAGAAGTATGTCAGGATGAAGCAAACAAGGCCCTGCAGCAGAATGGGCAATCTGTTGGAACTGGCAATGGGAAGACTCGTGCCAAGAAAAGGGGCGATAAGAAGGAAGTGGTTGACCTAAGGACTCTTCTGATCTTATGTGCGCAAGCTGTTTCTGCTGATGATCGTAGGACTGCTAATGAGCTACTAAAGCAGATTAGGCAGCACTCTTCCCCATTTGGTGATGGCTCTCAGAGGTTGGCTCATTGCTTTGCAAATGGCCTTGAAGCACGGTTGGCTGGCACTGGAACTCAGATATATACTGCTCTATCTTCTAAAAGAACGTCAGCTGCTGATATGCTGAAGGCGTACCAAACTTATATTGCAGCCTGCCCCTTCACGAAGGTTGCGATAATCTTTGCAAACCATATGATTTCGAAATTAGCTGAGAAAGCAGAAACACTTCATATTATAGATTTCGGCATCCTTTATGGTTTTCAATGGCCTGCTCTCATCCATTGCCTCTCAAGAAGAGCTGGGGGGCCTCCAAAGCTACGCATTACTGGAATAGAGCTGCCCCAAAGTGGTTTTCGGCCTGAAGAAAGAGTCCAAGAGACAGGGCATCGGTTGGCAAAGTATTGTGAGCGATATAATGTTCCTTTTGAGTACACTGCCATAGCAAAGAAATGGGAAACCATCCAAATTGAGGAACTCAAAGTTAAAAGAGATGAAGTGCTTGCTGTGAATTGTCTGTTCCGGTTTAAGAACCTACTTGATGAGACAGTTGCTGTCAATAGTCCAAGGGATGCTGTTCTAAATGTAATTAGGAGGATGAATCCTGATATTTTTGCCCATGGCATTATTAATGGATCCTACCATGCCCCCTTCTTCGTCACACGCTTCAGGGAGGCACTGTTCCACTTCTCTGCATTGTTTGATATGTTTGATACCAATTTACCTCGTGAAGATCCGATGAGATTGATGTTTGAGGAAGAGTTCCTTGGACGTGAGGTTGTGAACACAATAGCTTGCGAAGGTTCTGAGAGAGTTGTGAGGCCTGAGACATATAAGCAGTGGCAGGTTCGGAACATGAGGGCTGGGTTCAAACAGCTGCCATTGGACCGTGAACTCATGAACAAATTAAGGATGAAAGTGAAACTGGGATACCACCGTGATTTTGTGGTTGATGAAGACGGTAACTGGATGCTGCAAGGATGGAAGGGCAGGATTATCTACTGTTCCTCCTGTTGGGTACCATCTAGGGCTTGA
- the LOC117630596 gene encoding telomere repeat-binding protein 5-like isoform X2 gives MVLQKRLDYGFNGYQVPATPRATRSARRRGAIRKRVDDNSMGAFDLLATIAGKLLLEGESSPASSHTSKDQCAGTKENCLDGDKPLKVEPCDQGSCDRRIPVSDHISQGPNQSSCSKESPVHQNESSVMTTSNCSERFASDMLVSGKCKNETGSFTSKIEAGSSGCREAGEFKLEGEVKTLIKDETNKSAKVLIGTGPDMCGLEDPAVWEGEPPALVSSDSSTKVPMYVDHIPQRSFPTSRDDVKVVSRDDDENSSGCTHPVTSIKYSRPAPSRIGDRRIRKILASKYWKVAPKLKDDIHSNSYRDQKPNYHNRKNCYKRQRSQMNIPFKKRKLFDRSAVLNIDEGISREGFFDSRGKGITGDASCSKMQGVAMKSSSLAGQHSSFQSRSSHVKLRIKSFRVPELFIEIPDTATVGSLKKTVMDAVTAVLGGGLCVGVLLQGKKVRDDNKTLLQTGISQDNQLDSLGFTLEPNSSQTPPPLCSGDSPCMLPCDVLQPLTRYPSGPTSEASPEPHTASLGNFIESDHDSAPSPTDMSAEKSTTDSKALVAVPDMSVEALAVVPGHRKSKRFDIGQRRIRRPFSVAEVEALVQAVEKLGTGRWRDVKLRAFDNAKHRTYVDLKDKWKTLVHTARISPQQRRGEPVPQELLDRVLTAHAYWSQQQAKQQLKQPETCLLV, from the exons ATGGTGTTGCAGAAGAGGTTGGACTACGGATTTAATGGCTATCAGGTGCCTGCCACTCCTCGAGCTACCAGATCAGCAAGG AGGAGAGGTGCAATTAGAAAGAGAGTTGATGACAATTCAATGGGCGCCTTTGACTTGTTGGCCACCATAGCTGGCAAGTTATTGCTCGAGGGAGAGAGTTCTCCGGCTTCCAGTCATACGTCAAAAGATCAGTGTGCAGGTACGAAGGAAAATTGTCTGGATGGTGACAAACCATTGAAAGTGGAACCTTGCGATCAAGGCAGCTGTGATAGGAGAATCCCTGTATCTGATCATATCTCACAAGGTCCGAATCAAAGTTCGTGCTCCAAGGAGTCTCCTGTTCATCAGAATGAAAGTTCTGTTATGACAACTTCCAATTGCTCGGAGAGGTTTGCTTCTGATATGTTGGTGAGTGGAAAATGCAAGAATGAGACGGGAAGTTTTACTAGCAAAATAGAAGCAGGCTCTTCTGGCTGCAGGGAGGCTGGTGAATTTAAGTTAGAGGGTGAAGTTAAAACATTAATAAAAGATGAGACCAATAAGAGTGCGAAGGTGCTAATTGGTACGGGGCCTGATATGTGCGGTTTAGAGGATCCAGCGGTCTGGGAAGGGGAACCTCCTGCACTAGTTAGTTCAGATAGTAGTACCAAGGTGCCTATGTATGTAGACCATATTCCTCAGAGATCTTTCCCCACTAGCCGGGATGATGTAAAAGTAGTTAGTAGAGATGATGACGAAAACTCCTCTGGGTGTACTCACCCTGTTACCTCAATAAAGTATTCAAGGCCAGCGCCATCGCGTATTGGAGACCGAAGAATAAGGAAAATATTGGCCTCGAAATATTGGAAAGTGGCTCCGAAGTTGAAGGATGATATACATTCTAATTCCT ATAGGGATCAGAAACCAAATTACCACAATAGGAAGAATTGTTACAAACGACAAAGATCTCAAATGAATATTCCTTTTAAGAAGAGGAAGCTTTTCGACCGTAGTGCAGTTCTGAATATTGATGAAGGTATTAGTAGAGAGGGCTTCTTTGACTCGCGTGGTAAGGGAATCACTGGAGATGCTTCGTGTTCAAAGATGCAAGGAG TTGCTATGAAATCTTCTTCGCTAGCAGGTCAACACTCTTCATTCCAATCAAGGAGTTCTCACG TGAAGCTCAGGATCAAGTCTTTTAGGGTGCCCGAGCTATTCATAGAGATCCCAGACACTGCAACTGTTGGTTCATTGAAG AAGACGGTTATGGACGCAGTGACAGCAGTACTTGGAGGTGGATTATGCGTTGGTGTACTTCTTCAGGGAAAGAAAGTGAGAGACGACAATAAAACTTTACTGCAGACAGGAATTTCTCAAGATAACCAGCTAGATTCCTTGGGATTTACCTTGGAGCCTAACTCTTCCCAAACCCCTCCACCTTTATGTTCTGGGGATTCTCCCTGTATGCTTCCTTGCGATGTCCTTCAGCCTTTAACAAG GTATCCATCCGGTCCTACCAGTGAAGCCTCACCTGAGCCTCATACGGCCAGTTTAGGGAACTTCATCGAAAGTGATCATGATTCAGCACCCTCTCCAACTGATATGTCTGCTGAGAAAAGCACAACAGATTCTAAAGCCCTGGTTGCTGTGCCAGATATGAGTGTAGAGGCACTAGCTGTGGTTCCTGGGCACAGGAAATCAAAGCGGTTTGATATTGGGCAGCGCCGAATCCGTCGACCATTCTCTGTTGCTGAAGTGGAAGCACTTGTCCAAGCGGTTGAGAAACTTGGCACTGGAAG GTGGCGTGATGTTAAGCTACGAGCTTTTGATAATGCTAAGCATCGAACATATGTGGATTTGAAG GATAAGTGGAAAACACTCGTACACACGGCAAGAATATCTCCTCAACAAAGGAGGGGAGAGCCTGTCCCCCAAGAGCTTTTGGACAGGGTCCTAACAGCCCATGCATACTGGTCCCAGCAGCAAGCCAAACAACAGCTCAAACAGCCCGAGACTTGCCTTCTCGTCTGA
- the LOC117630596 gene encoding telomere repeat-binding protein 5-like isoform X1 encodes MVLQKRLDYGFNGYQVPATPRATRSARRRGAIRKRVDDNSMGAFDLLATIAGKLLLEGESSPASSHTSKDQCAGTKENCLDGDKPLKVEPCDQGSCDRRIPVSDHISQGPNQSSCSKESPVHQNESSVMTTSNCSERFASDMLVSGKCKNETGSFTSKIEAGSSGCREAGEFKLEGEVKTLIKDETNKSAKVLIGTGPDMCGLEDPAVWEGEPPALVSSDSSTKVPMYVDHIPQRSFPTSRDDVKVVSRDDDENSSGCTHPVTSIKYSRPAPSRIGDRRIRKILASKYWKVAPKLKDDIHSNSCKWLPCTKRMYRDQKPNYHNRKNCYKRQRSQMNIPFKKRKLFDRSAVLNIDEGISREGFFDSRGKGITGDASCSKMQGVAMKSSSLAGQHSSFQSRSSHVKLRIKSFRVPELFIEIPDTATVGSLKKTVMDAVTAVLGGGLCVGVLLQGKKVRDDNKTLLQTGISQDNQLDSLGFTLEPNSSQTPPPLCSGDSPCMLPCDVLQPLTRYPSGPTSEASPEPHTASLGNFIESDHDSAPSPTDMSAEKSTTDSKALVAVPDMSVEALAVVPGHRKSKRFDIGQRRIRRPFSVAEVEALVQAVEKLGTGRWRDVKLRAFDNAKHRTYVDLKDKWKTLVHTARISPQQRRGEPVPQELLDRVLTAHAYWSQQQAKQQLKQPETCLLV; translated from the exons ATGGTGTTGCAGAAGAGGTTGGACTACGGATTTAATGGCTATCAGGTGCCTGCCACTCCTCGAGCTACCAGATCAGCAAGG AGGAGAGGTGCAATTAGAAAGAGAGTTGATGACAATTCAATGGGCGCCTTTGACTTGTTGGCCACCATAGCTGGCAAGTTATTGCTCGAGGGAGAGAGTTCTCCGGCTTCCAGTCATACGTCAAAAGATCAGTGTGCAGGTACGAAGGAAAATTGTCTGGATGGTGACAAACCATTGAAAGTGGAACCTTGCGATCAAGGCAGCTGTGATAGGAGAATCCCTGTATCTGATCATATCTCACAAGGTCCGAATCAAAGTTCGTGCTCCAAGGAGTCTCCTGTTCATCAGAATGAAAGTTCTGTTATGACAACTTCCAATTGCTCGGAGAGGTTTGCTTCTGATATGTTGGTGAGTGGAAAATGCAAGAATGAGACGGGAAGTTTTACTAGCAAAATAGAAGCAGGCTCTTCTGGCTGCAGGGAGGCTGGTGAATTTAAGTTAGAGGGTGAAGTTAAAACATTAATAAAAGATGAGACCAATAAGAGTGCGAAGGTGCTAATTGGTACGGGGCCTGATATGTGCGGTTTAGAGGATCCAGCGGTCTGGGAAGGGGAACCTCCTGCACTAGTTAGTTCAGATAGTAGTACCAAGGTGCCTATGTATGTAGACCATATTCCTCAGAGATCTTTCCCCACTAGCCGGGATGATGTAAAAGTAGTTAGTAGAGATGATGACGAAAACTCCTCTGGGTGTACTCACCCTGTTACCTCAATAAAGTATTCAAGGCCAGCGCCATCGCGTATTGGAGACCGAAGAATAAGGAAAATATTGGCCTCGAAATATTGGAAAGTGGCTCCGAAGTTGAAGGATGATATACATTCTAATTCCTGTAAGTGGCTGCCTTGTACTAAAAGAATGT ATAGGGATCAGAAACCAAATTACCACAATAGGAAGAATTGTTACAAACGACAAAGATCTCAAATGAATATTCCTTTTAAGAAGAGGAAGCTTTTCGACCGTAGTGCAGTTCTGAATATTGATGAAGGTATTAGTAGAGAGGGCTTCTTTGACTCGCGTGGTAAGGGAATCACTGGAGATGCTTCGTGTTCAAAGATGCAAGGAG TTGCTATGAAATCTTCTTCGCTAGCAGGTCAACACTCTTCATTCCAATCAAGGAGTTCTCACG TGAAGCTCAGGATCAAGTCTTTTAGGGTGCCCGAGCTATTCATAGAGATCCCAGACACTGCAACTGTTGGTTCATTGAAG AAGACGGTTATGGACGCAGTGACAGCAGTACTTGGAGGTGGATTATGCGTTGGTGTACTTCTTCAGGGAAAGAAAGTGAGAGACGACAATAAAACTTTACTGCAGACAGGAATTTCTCAAGATAACCAGCTAGATTCCTTGGGATTTACCTTGGAGCCTAACTCTTCCCAAACCCCTCCACCTTTATGTTCTGGGGATTCTCCCTGTATGCTTCCTTGCGATGTCCTTCAGCCTTTAACAAG GTATCCATCCGGTCCTACCAGTGAAGCCTCACCTGAGCCTCATACGGCCAGTTTAGGGAACTTCATCGAAAGTGATCATGATTCAGCACCCTCTCCAACTGATATGTCTGCTGAGAAAAGCACAACAGATTCTAAAGCCCTGGTTGCTGTGCCAGATATGAGTGTAGAGGCACTAGCTGTGGTTCCTGGGCACAGGAAATCAAAGCGGTTTGATATTGGGCAGCGCCGAATCCGTCGACCATTCTCTGTTGCTGAAGTGGAAGCACTTGTCCAAGCGGTTGAGAAACTTGGCACTGGAAG GTGGCGTGATGTTAAGCTACGAGCTTTTGATAATGCTAAGCATCGAACATATGTGGATTTGAAG GATAAGTGGAAAACACTCGTACACACGGCAAGAATATCTCCTCAACAAAGGAGGGGAGAGCCTGTCCCCCAAGAGCTTTTGGACAGGGTCCTAACAGCCCATGCATACTGGTCCCAGCAGCAAGCCAAACAACAGCTCAAACAGCCCGAGACTTGCCTTCTCGTCTGA
- the LOC117632901 gene encoding oxysterol-binding protein-related protein 3C isoform X3 codes for MLLGYEGVEVINPEGGKEDAEEEAYRGRWKQEERDSYWRMMQKYIGSDVTSMVTLPVLIFEPMTMLQKMAELMEYSNLLDRADECEDPYLRLVFATSWAISVYYAYQRTWKPFNPILGETYEMVNHSGVTFIAEQVSHHPPMSAGHAENEHFAYDVTSKLKTKFLGNSVDVYPVGRTRVTLKRDGVVLDLVPPPTKVNNLIFGRTWVDSPGEMIMTNLTTGDKAVLYFQSCGWFGAGRYEVDGYVYNAAEEPQILMTGKWNESMSYQPCDMEGEPLPGTELKEVWHIADAPKNDKFQYTYFAHKINSFDTAPKRLLASDSRLRPDRCALEKGDLSKSGAEKSRLEERQRAEKREREAKHHQFTPRWFDLTEEVTPTPWGDLEVYQYNNKYNEHRAAVDSSDSIDEVDVKLIEFNPWQYGNLSAE; via the exons AT GTTGCTTGGTTATGAAGGGGTGGAAGTCATAAATCCAGAGGGAGGCAAAGAAGATGCAGAGGAGGAAGCTTATAGAGGAAGATGGAAGCAGGAG gAACGAGATAGTTACTGGAGGATGATGCAGAAGTATATAGGTTCAGATGTAACATCAATGGTGACTCTTCCTGTACTTATTTTTGAGCCCATGACAATGCTGCAGAAAATGGCCGAG TTAATGGAGTATTCGAACTTGTTGGATCGCGCAGACGAATGTGAGGATCCTTATTTGCGGTTGGTGTTTGCCA CGTCATGGGCTATATCCGTCTACTATGCCTACCAGCGAACATGGAAGCCATTCAATCCTATCCTTGGGGAAACTTATGAAATGGTTAATCACTCAGGGGTTACATTTATTGCAGAGCAG GTGAGTCATCATCCACCAATGAGTGCTGGGCATGCTGAAAATGAGCATTTTGCTTATGACGTGACATCAAAGCTGAAAACTAAATTTTTAGGCAACTCTGTTGATGTTTACCCTGTTGGAAG AACACGCGTTACTCTTAAAAGAGATGGTGTAGTCTTAGACTTAGTGCCACCTCCCACAAAGGTAAACAACTTAATATTCGGCCGGACGTGGGTTGATTCACCAGGGGAGATGATCATGACCAATCTGACGACTGGGGACAAAGCTGTGCTATATTTTCAGTCATGTGGCTGGTTTGG AGCTGGGCGCTATGAAGTGGATGGATATGTTTACAATGCTGCTGAGGAACCTCAGATATTGATGACTGGGAAATGGAATGAGTCAATGAGTTATCAACCATGTGATATGGAAGGGGAACCCCTTCCAGGAACAGAATTAAAAGAG GTTTGGCATATTGCTGATGctccaaaaaatgacaaatttcAGTACACATATTTtgcacataaaataaatagctTTGACACCGCTCCTAAAAGGTTGTTGGCATCAGACTCTCGTTTGCGGCCTGATAGATGTGCACTTGAGAAAGGTGATCTATCCAAATCAGGTGCAGAAAAGAGCAG atTGGAGGAGAGGCAGAGAGCCGAAAAGAGAGAACGAGAGGCCAAGCATCATCAGTTTACACCACGATGGTTTGACTTGACTGAGGAAGTTACACCTACACCTTGGGGTGACTTGGAAGTCTATCAATATAACAATAAATACAATGAACACCGAGCAGCAGTCGATAGCTCTGACTCTATTGATGAGGTTGATGTTAAACTAATTGAATTCAACCCATGGCAGTATGGTAATTTGTCTGCAGAATGA
- the LOC117632901 gene encoding oxysterol-binding protein-related protein 3C isoform X2 yields the protein MQRRKLIEEDGSRRCTVFSICTFDLSRDVLLLVIICLMISWLLGERDSYWRMMQKYIGSDVTSMVTLPVLIFEPMTMLQKMAELMEYSNLLDRADECEDPYLRLVFATSWAISVYYAYQRTWKPFNPILGETYEMVNHSGVTFIAEQVSHHPPMSAGHAENEHFAYDVTSKLKTKFLGNSVDVYPVGRTRVTLKRDGVVLDLVPPPTKVNNLIFGRTWVDSPGEMIMTNLTTGDKAVLYFQSCGWFGAGRYEVDGYVYNAAEEPQILMTGKWNESMSYQPCDMEGEPLPGTELKEVWHIADAPKNDKFQYTYFAHKINSFDTAPKRLLASDSRLRPDRCALEKGDLSKSGAEKSRLEERQRAEKREREAKHHQFTPRWFDLTEEVTPTPWGDLEVYQYNNKYNEHRAAVDSSDSIDEVDVKLIEFNPWQYGNLSAE from the exons ATGCAGAGGAGGAAGCTTATAGAGGAAGATGGAAGCAGGAGGTGTACTGTTTTTTCCATTTGTACATTTGATCTTTCAAGGGATGTGCTGCTCTTAGTTATCATATGCTTGATGATAAGTTGGCTATTAGGA gAACGAGATAGTTACTGGAGGATGATGCAGAAGTATATAGGTTCAGATGTAACATCAATGGTGACTCTTCCTGTACTTATTTTTGAGCCCATGACAATGCTGCAGAAAATGGCCGAG TTAATGGAGTATTCGAACTTGTTGGATCGCGCAGACGAATGTGAGGATCCTTATTTGCGGTTGGTGTTTGCCA CGTCATGGGCTATATCCGTCTACTATGCCTACCAGCGAACATGGAAGCCATTCAATCCTATCCTTGGGGAAACTTATGAAATGGTTAATCACTCAGGGGTTACATTTATTGCAGAGCAG GTGAGTCATCATCCACCAATGAGTGCTGGGCATGCTGAAAATGAGCATTTTGCTTATGACGTGACATCAAAGCTGAAAACTAAATTTTTAGGCAACTCTGTTGATGTTTACCCTGTTGGAAG AACACGCGTTACTCTTAAAAGAGATGGTGTAGTCTTAGACTTAGTGCCACCTCCCACAAAGGTAAACAACTTAATATTCGGCCGGACGTGGGTTGATTCACCAGGGGAGATGATCATGACCAATCTGACGACTGGGGACAAAGCTGTGCTATATTTTCAGTCATGTGGCTGGTTTGG AGCTGGGCGCTATGAAGTGGATGGATATGTTTACAATGCTGCTGAGGAACCTCAGATATTGATGACTGGGAAATGGAATGAGTCAATGAGTTATCAACCATGTGATATGGAAGGGGAACCCCTTCCAGGAACAGAATTAAAAGAG GTTTGGCATATTGCTGATGctccaaaaaatgacaaatttcAGTACACATATTTtgcacataaaataaatagctTTGACACCGCTCCTAAAAGGTTGTTGGCATCAGACTCTCGTTTGCGGCCTGATAGATGTGCACTTGAGAAAGGTGATCTATCCAAATCAGGTGCAGAAAAGAGCAG atTGGAGGAGAGGCAGAGAGCCGAAAAGAGAGAACGAGAGGCCAAGCATCATCAGTTTACACCACGATGGTTTGACTTGACTGAGGAAGTTACACCTACACCTTGGGGTGACTTGGAAGTCTATCAATATAACAATAAATACAATGAACACCGAGCAGCAGTCGATAGCTCTGACTCTATTGATGAGGTTGATGTTAAACTAATTGAATTCAACCCATGGCAGTATGGTAATTTGTCTGCAGAATGA
- the LOC117632901 gene encoding oxysterol-binding protein-related protein 3C isoform X1, translating into MGSPKKEQSNGFFAAMNSGLSVFSNAMHRSVGGLLGYEGVEVINPEGGKEDAEEEAYRGRWKQEERDSYWRMMQKYIGSDVTSMVTLPVLIFEPMTMLQKMAELMEYSNLLDRADECEDPYLRLVFATSWAISVYYAYQRTWKPFNPILGETYEMVNHSGVTFIAEQVSHHPPMSAGHAENEHFAYDVTSKLKTKFLGNSVDVYPVGRTRVTLKRDGVVLDLVPPPTKVNNLIFGRTWVDSPGEMIMTNLTTGDKAVLYFQSCGWFGAGRYEVDGYVYNAAEEPQILMTGKWNESMSYQPCDMEGEPLPGTELKEVWHIADAPKNDKFQYTYFAHKINSFDTAPKRLLASDSRLRPDRCALEKGDLSKSGAEKSRLEERQRAEKREREAKHHQFTPRWFDLTEEVTPTPWGDLEVYQYNNKYNEHRAAVDSSDSIDEVDVKLIEFNPWQYGNLSAE; encoded by the exons ATGGGTAGCCCAAAGAAGGAACAGAGCAACGGCTTTTTCGCAGCCATGAATTCTGGCCTCTCCGTGTTCAGCAACGCCATGCACCGATCTGTTGGCGG GTTGCTTGGTTATGAAGGGGTGGAAGTCATAAATCCAGAGGGAGGCAAAGAAGATGCAGAGGAGGAAGCTTATAGAGGAAGATGGAAGCAGGAG gAACGAGATAGTTACTGGAGGATGATGCAGAAGTATATAGGTTCAGATGTAACATCAATGGTGACTCTTCCTGTACTTATTTTTGAGCCCATGACAATGCTGCAGAAAATGGCCGAG TTAATGGAGTATTCGAACTTGTTGGATCGCGCAGACGAATGTGAGGATCCTTATTTGCGGTTGGTGTTTGCCA CGTCATGGGCTATATCCGTCTACTATGCCTACCAGCGAACATGGAAGCCATTCAATCCTATCCTTGGGGAAACTTATGAAATGGTTAATCACTCAGGGGTTACATTTATTGCAGAGCAG GTGAGTCATCATCCACCAATGAGTGCTGGGCATGCTGAAAATGAGCATTTTGCTTATGACGTGACATCAAAGCTGAAAACTAAATTTTTAGGCAACTCTGTTGATGTTTACCCTGTTGGAAG AACACGCGTTACTCTTAAAAGAGATGGTGTAGTCTTAGACTTAGTGCCACCTCCCACAAAGGTAAACAACTTAATATTCGGCCGGACGTGGGTTGATTCACCAGGGGAGATGATCATGACCAATCTGACGACTGGGGACAAAGCTGTGCTATATTTTCAGTCATGTGGCTGGTTTGG AGCTGGGCGCTATGAAGTGGATGGATATGTTTACAATGCTGCTGAGGAACCTCAGATATTGATGACTGGGAAATGGAATGAGTCAATGAGTTATCAACCATGTGATATGGAAGGGGAACCCCTTCCAGGAACAGAATTAAAAGAG GTTTGGCATATTGCTGATGctccaaaaaatgacaaatttcAGTACACATATTTtgcacataaaataaatagctTTGACACCGCTCCTAAAAGGTTGTTGGCATCAGACTCTCGTTTGCGGCCTGATAGATGTGCACTTGAGAAAGGTGATCTATCCAAATCAGGTGCAGAAAAGAGCAG atTGGAGGAGAGGCAGAGAGCCGAAAAGAGAGAACGAGAGGCCAAGCATCATCAGTTTACACCACGATGGTTTGACTTGACTGAGGAAGTTACACCTACACCTTGGGGTGACTTGGAAGTCTATCAATATAACAATAAATACAATGAACACCGAGCAGCAGTCGATAGCTCTGACTCTATTGATGAGGTTGATGTTAAACTAATTGAATTCAACCCATGGCAGTATGGTAATTTGTCTGCAGAATGA
- the LOC117632904 gene encoding respirasome Complex Assembly Factor 1 — protein sequence MKEGKSVKLNGQLQQQQQHQNGHLSPFKFAKLLDPEASWDKDQLGDVLHWIRQAMALVCGLLWGAIPLVGGIWFIIFLVISTGIIYGYYAMILNVDEEDFGGHGALLQEGLFASITLFLLAWILVYSLGHF from the exons ATGAAAGAAGGGAAATCAGTGAAATTGAACGGTCAactgcagcagcagcagcagcaccaGAACGGTCACTTGTCTCCGTTCAAATTCGCCAAGTTGTTGGATCCAGAAGCCTCATGGGACAAG GATCAATTGGGAGATGTCTTGCATTGGATTCGACAAGCAATGGCCCTTGTATGTGGGCTACTATGGGGTGCGATACCGTTGGTTGGAGGCATATGGTTCATCAT TTTTCTGGTCATATCTACCGGAATTATATATGGCTATTACGCAATGATACTAAATGTTGATGAAGAAGACTTTGGCGGCCATGGAGCTCTCCTCCAAGAGGGGCTTTTCGcttctataactctttttctg CTTGCCTGGATTCTAGTATACAGCTTGGGACACTTCTGA